AGGACCAAGTTGAAGACCAAAACCTTGAGAGGCAGAAGACTGATTTCGCCGGAGGTGTCCAGCAGACCCATCAGCATTTTCGGATTCAGGCACCTCAGATGATGCTTTCTGGTCAGAATTGCTGAAGTGAGCCATTGCACCATGCTCTCTCGATGGATCCACCTTCTGAAGAAGCTGTAGCATATTTGGACTGCAATGAGAAAACCAGTCAAAAACAACAGATCTATACAGCATGAACAGATTAAAAGAGTAGTACAGCTGATTTTACAGTCAATATGGTTCCAAAGAACCATGTAAAGTTATGTAGAGATTAGAGATATAAGCTATCGCTGTGTAGCTAAGAGATTAACTAAATAAGCTATAGAATAGAGAATTGACAACCTAGATTGTGGAGCCGTATTTGGTGATAGCCCAACAGATCTATTTAATGGTGAAGACATATTAGATCCACCACCAGGAAAGCTGCCGCCAGAGCGCACCTGCCCAAAGCCTTTGCCATCGGCCAGAACATCAGATGAACGTGCCTGTAAATCAAGAAACATTGTCCTTTCACTACTGACCAAAGGTTTACAGAACTTTACAGTATTATATTATCATAAATCAGATATAACACCTTTTCAAATTCTGCCTGAATACTAGGAACCTGAGCAAACATTGACTGGCCATGGGGGGCAGTCTGCTGCAACATAGGCTGAGAATGAGTAGGGTGTTTCATTCCATAAGAAGGATCTGCATCCTTATCCAAGTTACCCATAGGATGGTACTGAAACTTGTTAGCCCAAGAATTTCTCCGACCAACATGATTAGACAACTGCTGCTTCCCAGCTGGCAGAAACTTTGAATCCCTGGCATCTGACAAGACATTTTCCCCAACGCCACCAGCAGAAGAATGAGGGGATAAGTTCGAACGATGGCTGTCAtttgagttctcctgtttatCGCTGTTCTCCATCTCATGCAGTTTATACTCTTTGTCACCAATATCCAGAGATGAATGCAAAAGATGGTTGTCCTCAGAAACATGATGCTGGAAGACATCCAAGCCTTTGCTGACACTAGATTTTACCAGTGGATCAGCATTCTTCCAAGAACTAGCTTGGTgattattttggaaaaattgacTGGTTTCCTCGCCACTCCTCATGGTACTTGAGTTTGGTATAGCGGAAGAATTATGCAAGCTAAAGACCTCCAAGATTGCCTGGGGACTACCCACAGATGATTCTGCGCGCTCCATAGCAACTGTAGGAGTACGGCCAGGATTAGAATTCCACCTGGCACCACTATGAACAACTTCACCTTGAATGAATTTCTTCTGATTGTAATCTTGGGAACATTTAAATGATTTCTCTCCTGAGACACTTACTGCATCTCCAGAAGGCACTGCTGATTCAAGAACACTCCAACCAGCTGATTTGTTGTATTGTTCCCTAACTCCACCAAGCTCGGGCGTCAAAGGACTAGAAATGTTTTTTGAGATCATTTCTCTGTCAAGAGGATTTGAAGTCTTCTCAACCATCTGGTGACCTTCTAACATCTGTGATTGACCTGACTTAGGCCACTTATTTCCTTCGTCTGATGACTGCACAAGTCTTTGAGAAGAATTTGATTGCAGACTCTTGCCAGGCTCAAATGGAAACCTGTGTCCCTGAACATTGTGATAGCTATTTCTCATATCGATATTATCAGAGGGATGAACAGAAACAGATTTCAAAGATGAGGCTTGGGGGAAATTgtcttcagcagaagatgttctcTGTCTCTCGCTGTCATATGTCAAATTCTGTTTCCCAGAAGGAATTTCAGTACTGTTAAAATTTAAACCAGTCCACTGCTCCTGCAGTCCAGCATCACTACTAGAAGTTTCTGCAACAGCAGACTGCATAAGAGCACTCCAAGTACCACCTTGGATAGACGGAATCCCATCTAGCAATTCAGCACCATCAAAAGGATTACCGCCTTCACCACTCATAGGACTCTTGCCAAAGGCAGCCCATATATTATCATCTGAACCAAATAAAATTCTTTCTTCTGTAGGATCTAGTCCAACCTCGTTTTGTACGGAAGAAGCTCGCACTGCACCTTCTTCATGTGAGGTCTCTGAAGGAACAGCTATATCCTGTCTGCCACAGAAGTCCTGGAGAGCTGAAGCTTTTTGCATAGTATCTTGCTGAAGGTTACCCACATCTACTGCATTCGACAGAGCTTGACTTGGAGCATCTCCATATACATTTTCAAGGAGGCTCTGACTAGAGATGAAAATCCCATCCTGCCCACTGACCTGATCTGCTAATGGAGCATATTGATTAACTGGAAATGAACTATTAAAGGCCGGCATTGGCTGCACAGCTTGCTTATCTGTCACCCCTTGTGAAAAATGGTTTAGAGACGGTCTTGAACTAGAAACAGGAACCCCATATAGAGATTGATCATTCTGTTGAGGAATCAAACCCATTACACGTTGTGCTTGGCCATTATTGGTCGGAATGATTCCACTGGAGGACCCTTGGTGTACTGGAGAACCACGCTGCAGCCAATTTGTGTTGCCAAGCTCATTTCCCCAGGAATGATTTAGTGTACCAGAATTTGCAGTGCCGTTAACTAATGCTGGGGAATGGACACCAGATGCCACCTTAGAACAGGAGGAAACCTGATTTAATGTATTTTGTTGCCTCGCGTCTAGTTGATGAAGTTGCTGCTGTCTCTGAAGCTCTTGCATCTTCATGAACATAACTTGCTGTTGAAATTGCTGCATGTCACTAATCCCAGACTGCTGCCGCTGCAAAGAATGCAGCATGTTTGATTGCTGATGAGAGATTTGCTGACCACCAAAAAGATCAACACTGACAGGACTATCAGAAGGTTCTGATCTAACAGGTGCTCTTGTGTGCTGTTCAGGACCCAACCATTGCTGTGACTCAAAAAAAGGTGAGCCTCCTGAGGCTATATTACATTGATCGGAACTAGTATCCACAGCGGGAAAGTTTGTTTCACCCTGCCTTGTCTGGTAAAACTGATTACCATACATGTAACCATTCAAATTTGGCTGCTGGATTTGTGACTGATTTTTAGCGGACTCGGGCCTCGGAATTGACTGTGTAAAATTTAAACCATGCTGCCCATTGAATGGATAACTGCTTAGTCCTCTCCCAGTGTCTACATGCAGGAAAAGCAAGAGATCACACAAACAGCTATTCAGCAAGCAAATAGAGAGCAAACAACATGTTAAATTACCAGAGTTCTGCAAATTGTAATTTTTTGTGTTGGAACTCAGTACACCTGTCTGTCTCTGGCTTCCAGCCCACATATTGTCACTTGAAGTTGGCCAATTGACGTCCACTACCGACGAATGAGGCTGTACTTGTGATAAAATGTCTTGTGCAAATAATTTGTGAACTCTATCTCCAACTTCATTGCCACGCATAGATGATTTAAGTCCAGAACCTTTGACCGTAAAATGTTGCAACTGACTATTCTAACATTTGGCATTACAATCAATGTACACTTCAGAACATATACCAGCTGTCTGTCCTAAAACTCCTGCAAAAGGATCATTAAAGTTTACTTAAAAGCTGAAATGTTCATGCTGCTAGTCCCACTTGGCTGGTTCTTCGTGATATTATTTGAGACTGAGAAAAGGTAGTATGGATGTGAGAATTAAACATCAACATTAATGAACTACATCCATACACCATCTATACAAACTACATAGACAGAAATCATAAGGAACAAGGGCAGGCATTGAAACTCAATGCTATACTTTTGCACAAATCAAAGAAACAGCCTATATGGTGGACCAAGGGGACATGACATAAACAGCAAAAAACGAAGGTGAGAATTGGAAAAGATCCAAGATTAGATATCTAAAAAGCATCTACATGAGACTACAGCAAGCTCAATAGACCATCTAAATTTACATTCGAAAAATGCTCCACTTCCTAGGTGAACAATACAAAGGGGAATAAGAGGAAATATGTCTAAAAACTGGGGGCCACCTAACATTCACATGATGTGCTCACATCTGACAAAAATGCAAGCAGCACAGAGAGGGAAAAAATAGAGAAGCTTGCCTAAAACAATTAGGCCATATCTTACGTAGACCTTCAAATGCACCGCCTGTTGGTGCTATCATGATGATTGAAAATATTAAAAAGGACGACGTAACCTTAAAAATATATGGAGCAAAATTGTCTTGAAAAAACTACAACCTCTCGAAAGCTATATGGATAATAAAGAGAAAGTAGAGCATAAGTGCCCATACATACGATACATATTAGTTGGCACTAAGATTTAGTCGTTACTGGTTCACTTACACAGGTCTGGTGTTTGACAGGAGTGTGTTTAGTTGGTTAGGGATTCTACATAATCACATGGTCAAGTGTGAGAGTTGGAGAATCTCTAATTTTAGAGAAACGATAATTTGTCCCAAAAGACAAAGTGCCCAAATGAGTGAATGGCTAATGTTGATTAGTATAGTCAAACAAACTATAGGTTTTGAGGCATAATAGTAGTTATTTGCTGAGTCCTCAAGATAGCTTTTGCCTGCCACGATTAAAATCCCCCCGGCACAGTCAAAGGCAGGCCATTAGGAGAGTATTGGATTCACGGACATCCTCTCAACCTCCCGGCAGAGGAAAATCAAAAATTGGACCTAACAATCTAACATACATGTCAATGCTTACTTTCCTTTGGACTCATATCTATAATTCCACACGATGAACAGGACTAGCATGTTGGTTTTAGGAGCTTTTAGTTTGATTGGCTTAGCAAGGAACACAGTGTGCACATGATCTCACAATGTCCCTAATGCTAACTTGTGGCATACACCAGGACACCTACAAAATAGCACAGGTCTTTGGTCAACTTGAAAACTGATCCTCATAGTCATAGTTAGTAATTTGTGATGCTATTTTCTTATTTACCAAGGCCAAGTAGTCCCAGTAAATTTATCATAAGGCACTACGACTTCATCGAGACCCCACGACCCATCTTGCTGCCCTCTTCAACTATGTTCACCCTTGTATCAACTCATTCCTACTGCAAAACAGTGGGATCACATTCCTAACGTGCGAAAAGTTTCCTAAGAATTAAACTAATTTACTTTGTAATGCTATATGGTAATGGCAACAAATTTTTTCCATATTGCTGTAGCggagatttttttttcaatttggcACTACTGGCACCTTGAGCTGCAAAATCTATGTAATTGTTTTCTCCTGAACTATATGGAAGAATTGTCAGCAAATGACAAGCCAAACTACTCATGCTAACAAGCCAGTTAGACGGGATCCACCATATCACCTT
This sequence is a window from Nicotiana sylvestris chromosome 3, ASM39365v2, whole genome shotgun sequence. Protein-coding genes within it:
- the LOC104237081 gene encoding uncharacterized protein, encoding MRGNEVGDRVHKLFAQDILSQVQPHSSVVDVNWPTSSDNMWAGSQRQTGVLSSNTKNYNLQNSDTGRGLSSYPFNGQHGLNFTQSIPRPESAKNQSQIQQPNLNGYMYGNQFYQTRQGETNFPAVDTSSDQCNIASGGSPFFESQQWLGPEQHTRAPVRSEPSDSPVSVDLFGGQQISHQQSNMLHSLQRQQSGISDMQQFQQQVMFMKMQELQRQQQLHQLDARQQNTLNQVSSCSKVASGVHSPALVNGTANSGTLNHSWGNELGNTNWLQRGSPVHQGSSSGIIPTNNGQAQRVMGLIPQQNDQSLYGVPVSSSRPSLNHFSQGVTDKQAVQPMPAFNSSFPVNQYAPLADQVSGQDGIFISSQSLLENVYGDAPSQALSNAVDVGNLQQDTMQKASALQDFCGRQDIAVPSETSHEEGAVRASSVQNEVGLDPTEERILFGSDDNIWAAFGKSPMSGEGGNPFDGAELLDGIPSIQGGTWSALMQSAVAETSSSDAGLQEQWTGLNFNSTEIPSGKQNLTYDSERQRTSSAEDNFPQASSLKSVSVHPSDNIDMRNSYHNVQGHRFPFEPGKSLQSNSSQRLVQSSDEGNKWPKSGQSQMLEGHQMVEKTSNPLDREMISKNISSPLTPELGGVREQYNKSAGWSVLESAVPSGDAVSVSGEKSFKCSQDYNQKKFIQGEVVHSGARWNSNPGRTPTVAMERAESSVGSPQAILEVFSLHNSSAIPNSSTMRSGEETSQFFQNNHQASSWKNADPLVKSSVSKGLDVFQHHVSEDNHLLHSSLDIGDKEYKLHEMENSDKQENSNDSHRSNLSPHSSAGGVGENVLSDARDSKFLPAGKQQLSNHVGRRNSWANKFQYHPMGNLDKDADPSYGMKHPTHSQPMLQQTAPHGQSMFAQVPSIQAEFEKARSSDVLADGKGFGQVRSGGSFPGGGSNMSSPLNRSVGLSPNTAPQSSPNMLQLLQKVDPSREHGAMAHFSNSDQKASSEVPESENADGSAGHLRRNQSSASQGFGLQLGPPSQQISVKTHLLSSQGPTRGLGSSHSSHAAVEIREKSRGQMPRPHQAQSLPAPSDLRPQELKHSTSRVPGSTTNETTMHTIPGNFSSAFESASVLTHSRNQLQNPHMVRASGQDSTNQSISVSFDEHAPHSTEKGDSGRGPLLNGAGNIPYGPALSAGKSQLSNASGPHGSVSTNRVSAKESVSASPSFLTPGISLQGASSKKFANMRMNFPPPQHLFSGQYSKEPSHIPQPNQMNIMESSLSAPERQGDQDAYRGGAFMSELGSNSVSSLCSVEAEELREKESTSEPAASDNVDLVQKMIDSQGGESIVKNLPEGSPSNSASMQKDIEAFGRSLKPNSFPNQSYSLLNQMWSMKNADTDQCNMALRRMRVPDSNVAAQQVSSADSRMLSFSGQDDLQRSVSFQHGGRMTPPDVAFHQDEYQTGSHNGNTNSVMPEQTQISPHMAPSWFNRYGSLKNGQMLQTYDAHRAAAMKTAEQPFTPAKSTSGLHAFNPIQQVIHATADRSQIGNLGPSSIASSAATEHFSSLQMLPVNIGQQHPILKPKKRKRSTSELTPWYKEISLDLWSDQTISLVDIEWAKAVNRVTEKVKGIESVDDGPPRLKARRRLILTAQLMQQLFYPPPAAILSADAKSEYESVAYSISRLALGDACSMVSCSDGDTNMPHDGKEPFRDKCKVSEKKNWHQFARAMETLTGRARKLESDFVSLDKRASVLDVIVEGQELEKFSVFYRFAKFHGRGQFNGAESSSTDAAAHSHKPFLQRYVTALPMPKNVPDRVQCLSL